The sequence below is a genomic window from Mycobacteroides abscessus ATCC 19977.
CCTTCACCGACGAATTACCGAGTGACGCAAGCACTCTCGAAGAGAAACTGGCTCGCCAGGGGCAGCTGCGCACGCTGACCCGCAAGTATGCCGCCGATCTGAACGGGGTCATCGCATGGGCCAAGGAGGCGCGCACCCGGCTGGCCGAGGTCGATACCTCCGAAGAAACACTCAACGCGATCGCTGCGCGCGTGGATCGGCTCGGCGCGGAATTGGCTACCGCGGCAACAGGTCTGAGCAAGGCGCGTGCCAAGGCTGCGAAGGCTTTGAGTAAGGCGGTCACCGCCGAGCTGGCCGGTCTGGCGATGGACCGCGCCGCATTCTCCATCGGTGTGGAGCCGATAGCGGCCCGGCCCGACGATTCTGCGCCCTTGACGCTGCCATCCGGGCAGACCGTTCACGCCGGATCCTCGGGCACCGATGTCGTCGAATTCGGATTCGCCGCGCACCGGGACAACCCGATGTTGCCGCTGGCCAAGAGCGCCTCCGGGGGCGAGCTTTCCCGCGTGATGTTAGCGCTCGAGGTGGTGCTCGCCGCCTCGACCGCGGGGACCACCATGGTGTTCGACGAGGTCGACGCCGGTGTCGGTGGCCGCGCGGCGGTGCAGATCGGGCGGCGCTTGGCCAAGCTGGCGCATACCCATCAGGTCATCGTGGTCACCCATCTGCCGCAGGTGGCGGCCTTCGCCGATATCCACCTGACCGTCGACCGCGTGAACAGCAAGGGCAGCGGGGTCCGCCGTCTGGACGACGAGGACCGGGTCGCCGAACTTGCCCGGATGCTTGCCGGGCTCGGGGACTCCGACACCGGCCGGGCGCATGCCCGCGAGCTTCTCGACGCCGCCCGCGCCGAGCGCACCTAGCCCTCACCCGCGTAACCCCCTACTACCTGCGAATACGTGCTGTTCGCTGCCTGAAACTAGGGGTGCTGGAGTGACTAATGTGACAGGTGTTACGGCGCGCCTCCACAGGCTCGGCGGGGCTCGGCGTCATGATCACCCCTATGAACTTGACCACGATGCTCACTCGAAGCAGCAGCTCCCGGCCCGGCATCGTCGGAACAGTGCGTACCGACAGGGACATCAACCGGCTGCTGCAACGCCTCAACCCGGGTGATATCGCCGTCATCGACATCCTCGATCTGGACCGCATCACCGCGGACGCCCTGGTCGATGCGCGTGTCAGCGCGGTGGTGAATGCCTCACCCTCGATCTCGGGCCGCTACCCGAATCTGGGGCCGGAGGTGCTGGTCGCCAACGGCATCACCCTGATCGACAGCATCGGCCCCGAGGTCTTCAAAAAGGTCAAGGACGGCTCCACGGTCCGGGTGCACAACGGCGGCATCTACAACGGTGACCGCCGGCTCATCGCCGGCACTCCGCGCACCGACGCCGACGTGCACGATCTGATGACCGAAGCCAAAACCGGCCTGGTGGCCCACCTGGAAGCCTTCTCCGGGAACACCATCGAGTTCATCCGCAGTGAGAGTCCGCTGCTCATCGACGGCATCGGCATTCCGGACGTGGACATCGATCTGCGCAATCGCCACGTAGTCGTCGTATCCGATGGTGTGGGTGCCGCGCACGATCTGAAAAACCTCAAGCCGTTCATCAAGGAGTACCAGCCGGTTCTCATCGGTGTAGGCACAGGTGCGGACACCCTTCGCAAGGCCGGGTACCGGCCGCTCATCGTGGTGGGTGACCCATTGCTGATGAGTAACGACGTCCTGAAATCCGGTGCGCAGGTTGTCCTGCCCGCCGACGCCGACGGACACGCCGCCGGTCTGGAGCGTATCCAGGATCTGGGCGTCGGGGCGGTGACCTTCCCGGCCGCCGGTTCCGCCGCGGATCTGGCGCTGCTGCTGGCGGACCACCACGGGGCATCGCTGATCGTCACGGTGGGGCACACGGCCTCCATCGAGGAGTTCTTCGACCGTGAACGTCAGCAGTCCAACCCCTCCACCTTCCTGACCCGGCTCAAGGTCGGCGCCAAGTTGGTCGATGCCAAAGCCGTTGCGACCCTGTACCGCAACCGATTCTCCGGTGGGGCAATCGCGCTACTGATCCTGGCGGTGCTGGTGGCAGTGATCACAATGCTGTGGGTCACCAGCGCGGGCGACAGCGCAGCCGAATGGCTGCTCGCCTACTGGAACAGGATGACGGTGTGGGTGCAGAACCTGGTCAGCTGAGGCACTCGTGATCACCCTGCGCCAGCACGCCATATCCCTTGCCGCGGTGTTTCTTGCCCTCGCGGTGGGCGTCATACTCGGTTCCGGACTGCTCAACGACACGCTGCTGTCAGGCCTGCGTGAGGACAAACGCAGCCAGCAGCGGCAGATCGAGGATCTGAATCAAGACAAGAACGCGTTGAATGAAAAACTCAACGCGGCAAGCAATTTCGATGCCACTATGGCTCCGCGCATGGTTAAGGACGCACTCGCCGATCGCAAGGTCGTGCTGATCACCACCCCAGAGGCCGATCGCTCCGACGTGGACGGCATCGCTCAGTTGATCTCCACTGCGGGCGGCTCGGTATCGGGCCGGATCGGATTGACCGATCAGTTCACCGACGCCAATCAGGGCGAGCGGTTGCGCACCATCGTCAACTCGTCGATCCTGCCCGCGGGCACGCAACTGCGCACCGATGCCGTGGACCAGGGATCGCAGGCGGGCGACTTGGTTGGCATCGTCCTGCAAATCCCGAGGGATCCCGCACCGCCGGTCACCGACGAACAACGCAACACGGCGCTATCGGCGTTGCGTCAAAGCGGATTCATCACCTACACCGACGGACAGGTGGCGCCGGGGAACCTCGCCGTCGTCGTCACCGGCGGTGGTCTGCCCGACGATGCCGGGAACAAGGGCTCTACCGTGGCGCGATTCGCCGCCGCGCTCGATCGTCGCGGATCCGGCACCGTACTGACCGGACGCAGCGGTTCGGCCAACGGCATCGCGGCGATCTCGGTCACGCGGGCCGACAGCTCCCTGGCCTCGGCGGCCAGCACGGTTGACGACATCGAAATGGCCTCCGGCCGCATCACCACCGTGTTGGCGCTGCGCGAACAGTCCGACGGGCACTCGGGACGCTACGGGCTTGGCCCCGGAGCTACCTCCATCACCGTCCCCTAGCGAGGGGATCTAGCCCACATCCCGCGGCGTGTTCGGCGCCGGTTGTCGGCGTATTTGTTAGGGTGAGGTTCCGTGGGTCAGCAGGGCCCCGAGCTT
It includes:
- the steA gene encoding putative cytokinetic ring protein SteA — translated: MNLTTMLTRSSSSRPGIVGTVRTDRDINRLLQRLNPGDIAVIDILDLDRITADALVDARVSAVVNASPSISGRYPNLGPEVLVANGITLIDSIGPEVFKKVKDGSTVRVHNGGIYNGDRRLIAGTPRTDADVHDLMTEAKTGLVAHLEAFSGNTIEFIRSESPLLIDGIGIPDVDIDLRNRHVVVVSDGVGAAHDLKNLKPFIKEYQPVLIGVGTGADTLRKAGYRPLIVVGDPLLMSNDVLKSGAQVVLPADADGHAAGLERIQDLGVGAVTFPAAGSAADLALLLADHHGASLIVTVGHTASIEEFFDRERQQSNPSTFLTRLKVGAKLVDAKAVATLYRNRFSGGAIALLILAVLVAVITMLWVTSAGDSAAEWLLAYWNRMTVWVQNLVS
- a CDS encoding copper transporter; amino-acid sequence: MITLRQHAISLAAVFLALAVGVILGSGLLNDTLLSGLREDKRSQQRQIEDLNQDKNALNEKLNAASNFDATMAPRMVKDALADRKVVLITTPEADRSDVDGIAQLISTAGGSVSGRIGLTDQFTDANQGERLRTIVNSSILPAGTQLRTDAVDQGSQAGDLVGIVLQIPRDPAPPVTDEQRNTALSALRQSGFITYTDGQVAPGNLAVVVTGGGLPDDAGNKGSTVARFAAALDRRGSGTVLTGRSGSANGIAAISVTRADSSLASAASTVDDIEMASGRITTVLALREQSDGHSGRYGLGPGATSITVP